CGCATCGGCGTCCTGTTGCAGCAGCCTATGCTTTACTCTGACCTCACCGCCGCGGAAAATTTGCGCTTCTATGCAAATTTGTACGGACTGTCCACGTCTTCGCGTCTGGTATCGGATTGGCTCCTTCGAGTGGGTCTTACTGACAGTACCGACGAGCGCGTTCGCAACTTTTCAAAGGGTATGCGACAGCGGCTTGCCCTGGCTCGCTGCTTCTTGCACGAGCCGGAGCTGCTGTTGCTCGATGAACCGTTTGACGGACTCGATGAACAAGGACGGGCCATCTTGGCAGAGCTGCTGACAGAACATGTTGCTGCCGGCGCCAGCGTGTTTCTTGTCACACATCGCAGCGAGGAAGTGAACATGCCGGCGCAGCAATTAACACTTCATTTTGGCAGGGTCATCGCATGTTGAGGATATGGCGTGTGTTTTGGACGCTGGTTGCCAAAGACCTGCGCATCGAACTGCGTGGCGGCAGGCTGATTGCTTCAACACTTGCACTTGGCGTGTTACTCATCTTGGTTGTCGGAATTGCCCTCGATGCAGCGAGTCATCTCGACCCACAGTGGAGTGCCGGGTTACTTTGGATGGTCCTGTTCTTCGCAACGTCAATTGGACTGACGCGAAACGACCTCAAGGACCAGGAGCTGGGGGGCGGTCTTGGCAGCTTGCTTGCCCCCATTGACCGCAGTTTCATTTTTTACGCGCGCTGGTTGTCGACCTGGGTCATTGTCTCTTTATCAGCACTCGGCATGCTGCTGGCGTTCTTCGTGGTTCTCAGTGTCCCTGCGCCTGCGAAACCTGTGAGTTTTCTTCTTGTGGTAATAGGTGGTACTCTTGGACTGACGGGGGTTGGTTCTTTTCTCGGACAACTGGCTGGCACCAGTACACTCCGCGATATCCTGGTGCCGCTGATGCTGTTTCCGACGACAATTCCGTTGTTCATTGCTCTCATTCGGCTGACTGTCATCTCAATGTCGCCGACAGTGGCCGGGGCCCATATTTGGGTGGAGGTTGTGATTGGGTATCTGATTTTGTTTGCTATTATGCCGTTTTTACTCTATGAAACAATGACGGAGGTGTGAGGATGCGTAAGTCATCCCTGCTTACTGTGCTGGCCGTAATTGTCATTGGTCTACTCTGCCAGTATTTCGCGCTCATCTGGTCGCCCCCCGAACAGACCATGGGGCAGCTTGTACGCATCATGTATTTCCACGTCGGCAGCGCCTGGATTGCCTTTTTAGCGTTTGGCGTGACGGCACTTTTTGCGCTCATCTACTTGATTCGGAGAAAGCTGGTTTTCGACCGCATCGCCGTGGCCTCTGCGGAAATTGGTGTGGTGTACACGACGTTTACATTGGTTACGGGGTCGCTCTGGGCAAAGCCCATTTGGAACACCTGGTGGACTTGGGACCCACGGCTGACAACCACCCTCATCCTGTGGTTTCTCTATGTTGCTTATCTGTTGCTGCGGGGAACCATCGAAGGGATTGAGCGGCGGGCGCGTGTGTCTGGCGTGTTCGGAATTATTGCGTTTGCCGATGTGCCGGTGATTCACTTTGCCGTCGAATGGTGGCGCTCGATTCATCCCCAAGTGATTGATGATACGGGAATCAATATGCCTCCATCGATGGTCTTTACGCTCATGTTTGCTTTTGGGGCGTTTTTTGTCATCTATCTCTTGCTGCTCGTTTTAAGAACGAGGCAGGAGGCGCAGAGACAGCGGCTGTTCTTCATTCGGCAAGGCGTTCACGAACTTCGTGCGAAGGCATTTGATGGCAGCATCAATGCAAGTATAAGTGCAACAGTAAAAGGGGAGTTGTAAACGTGCTTCAACAAATCGGCTATCTTTGGGCTGTGACCGCCGTAGTGTGGCTCGGTACGGCATTTTACGTGATTTCACTCGTGCGCAGACAACAGCACTTACAAAAAGAATTGCAGCAGTTGGAAAAGACACTCGCAGAACTGGGACAAACATCAGGGAGGGGATAAGCGTGGAGTCGGTTGTCACAACGACGCTCGAAGTGCGTTGGGGAGAGTGTGATCCCGCTGGTATCGTCTACCATCCCGCTTATATCGACTGGTTTTCTGTGGCGAGGATGCGATTTTTGAAGGCGAACGGCGTATCTTATATGGAGGCATTTCACGACGCGGGCGTCGTTTTGGTTGTCCTTGAGGCGCAGTGCCGATATGTAAAGACTCTGCGTGCTGAGGATGAAGTGGCGATTGAGGCGCGGCTTGTGGAGCGGAGCAAAACGCGAATTGCACTCGAGTACGAAGTGAAGAACCGACTCGGGGAACGGTGCGCCAGCGGCCGTACAGAGCACGCATTTGTCGACATGGCGACGAATCACGCAGTGAATCTCGCGAAAAGGGCATCGGAGCTATGGCAGTCTTTAACCACGTTGCCGCTTTCAGGGCCACGTCCGTCGTAGACAATGTCCTACGAAATGAAAAATTCCGCTTTTGTCAGTGTCTCGTGCCTACAACGGCAAAGCAGTCAATACATACCGTAAACAGAAGAGGCGGAGGCCATTAAAGGAAACCTTGGTGTGGGCAAGGAATTGAGCACGCGGCGAAATCACAATTGACTTTTTCGACGGATGCGTGCTAACATATGCTCTGTCCCAAAAATGAGCGGCTGTAGCTCAGAGGGAGAGCACCACCTTGACACGGTGGGGGCCACAGGTTCGATTCCTGTCAGCCGCACCATACCATGGTTAACCGCCGACGCAGGTGTATGTGCGTCGGCGGTTTCGTTATCATCTGAAGGCTCATTCTCCCGTCATTTTATTTGTCCTTGTTTGTCGGGCAAATAAGCGGGTCCGAGGCTTCCTTCAAGGTATATCCGCTTCCATATCCGTCCCATACTGTCAGTATGACGCGAAGGACCCGGAAGGATGGATGACCGTGCGC
The Alicyclobacillus curvatus genome window above contains:
- a CDS encoding acyl-CoA thioesterase is translated as MESVVTTTLEVRWGECDPAGIVYHPAYIDWFSVARMRFLKANGVSYMEAFHDAGVVLVVLEAQCRYVKTLRAEDEVAIEARLVERSKTRIALEYEVKNRLGERCASGRTEHAFVDMATNHAVNLAKRASELWQSLTTLPLSGPRPS
- the ccmA gene encoding heme ABC exporter ATP-binding protein CcmA; the encoded protein is MLSLEDVSKEYNLRPVLESVHLALQQGVLYTLMAPNGSGKTTLLQIMAGLTRPTKGRVLWDGQPVRARHRHRIGVLLQQPMLYSDLTAAENLRFYANLYGLSTSSRLVSDWLLRVGLTDSTDERVRNFSKGMRQRLALARCFLHEPELLLLDEPFDGLDEQGRAILAELLTEHVAAGASVFLVTHRSEEVNMPAQQLTLHFGRVIAC
- a CDS encoding heme exporter protein CcmB, which produces MLRIWRVFWTLVAKDLRIELRGGRLIASTLALGVLLILVVGIALDAASHLDPQWSAGLLWMVLFFATSIGLTRNDLKDQELGGGLGSLLAPIDRSFIFYARWLSTWVIVSLSALGMLLAFFVVLSVPAPAKPVSFLLVVIGGTLGLTGVGSFLGQLAGTSTLRDILVPLMLFPTTIPLFIALIRLTVISMSPTVAGAHIWVEVVIGYLILFAIMPFLLYETMTEV
- a CDS encoding CcmD family protein is translated as MLQQIGYLWAVTAVVWLGTAFYVISLVRRQQHLQKELQQLEKTLAELGQTSGRG
- the ccsA gene encoding cytochrome c biogenesis protein CcsA; the encoded protein is MRKSSLLTVLAVIVIGLLCQYFALIWSPPEQTMGQLVRIMYFHVGSAWIAFLAFGVTALFALIYLIRRKLVFDRIAVASAEIGVVYTTFTLVTGSLWAKPIWNTWWTWDPRLTTTLILWFLYVAYLLLRGTIEGIERRARVSGVFGIIAFADVPVIHFAVEWWRSIHPQVIDDTGINMPPSMVFTLMFAFGAFFVIYLLLLVLRTRQEAQRQRLFFIRQGVHELRAKAFDGSINASISATVKGEL